CGGAAGAGCGCGGCCTGGTACGTGCCTCAGCCCGCAAACTGGACTACCGGCATGAGGCGTTGCTGCGAAACGTTGCTCATGCGCTGGACCGGCTTTTCGATCGCCTGGCCATGTTGGAGCGGCAGGTGGATGAACTGAAAAAACTGTCCGGCCTGACCAGTGAAGACATCCGGCTCAAGCAGGCGCTGTATATGGAAAAGCAGATTTCCAACCTGGATTACCTGGCGGTGTTGTGTGAGCAGGAACAAGTCCTTTCCCGATTAGAAGCCGCCCGATACAACCTGAAGTTGACACAAGTCGCTGTTCACCGTGCCATTGGTTACATGGAGGAAGAGCAATGAAAAGATGGGTTTTTATCATGGGAGTTTTCGGACTCCTGCTGGCGGCATGTTCAGATGATGGCGGCAGAGCCTTGCGCGCGGCCGGCGTAGTGGATGGAGACGTACTGAACCTGCGCAGCAAGGTAAGCGGACGCCTGGAAAAGATGGACGTATCTGAAGGCGAAGCCGTGACCGCGGGTCGGATCCTGGCGCAAATCGATGCCCGCAATGTTTTAAACAGAATCGAAGCGGAAGGGATCCGCCGGCGGGACATCGCCGTGCAACGCCTGCGTCTGAAAAGACGCCGGGTCCAATTGGAGGCGGCAAGGGATTACGCCGTAAACACCAGTCGACGTTTAGCGCGGTTGCGCGAGAAAGCGGCCGTTTCCGGAGATCAATATGAACAGGCCCGGCTCAAGCGCATTGAAACCGAAACCGCGTTGAGTGACAACGGCAAGCAACTGTTGTCCCTGGACCTGCAGGAGGAGGCCGGCCGCAACCGTGAAGAGTTGTTGCGGCTGTCGCTTGAAGATCATACGCTTACCGCTCCCATTGACGGCGTGGTGTTGGAGATTCATTCCGTATGCGGCGAAAACCTCTTTCCCGGAAATGCCGTGCTGGAGATCCTGGATACAAGCAGCCTTTTCGTGGAAGTCTTTTTAGAGGAAGCGGAACTGGGTAAACTGAAATTGAACCAGGACGCCCTGATTCGCGTGGATGGGCGTGAAGAACCGGTAACAGGCCGCGTCGCCTATTTCGGCCGCAAGGCCGAGTTTTCCCCCAAGTACATCCTGTCCGAACAGGAACGGCGCAACCTGCTGGTCCAGGTGAAAGTAGAAATTCCCGCGGCAGCGGCGGATGCGGTCAAACTGGGCATGCCCGTAACCGTTGAATTTCCACGGTGAGCGGCACATGGTGCGCCTGGAAGACATCACCTGTTCATTCGGTTCCGTACGTGCGGTAGACAATGTGTCTTTCCCCATCCGTCACGGCCGCATCACCATCCTGGCGGGCGCGGACGGTGCGG
The sequence above is drawn from the Candidatus Aminicenantes bacterium genome and encodes:
- a CDS encoding HlyD family efflux transporter periplasmic adaptor subunit: MKRWVFIMGVFGLLLAACSDDGGRALRAAGVVDGDVLNLRSKVSGRLEKMDVSEGEAVTAGRILAQIDARNVLNRIEAEGIRRRDIAVQRLRLKRRRVQLEAARDYAVNTSRRLARLREKAAVSGDQYEQARLKRIETETALSDNGKQLLSLDLQEEAGRNREELLRLSLEDHTLTAPIDGVVLEIHSVCGENLFPGNAVLEILDTSSLFVEVFLEEAELGKLKLNQDALIRVDGREEPVTGRVAYFGRKAEFSPKYILSEQERRNLLVQVKVEIPAAAADAVKLGMPVTVEFPR